The genomic stretch acaaggaaaaCTTCATTCGTACTGTTAGTGATAACgtcaagatgtgatcggtatcttatccaatatagaattgaacaacaaattgtcctttccaggatgaaataaaaacctgatcgaagagttatattttatatattttctcttgagttagcttacatttttaattttgtaaaagttataaattttattttatccgTGTCACAGAaggtactgaattatcttttccttcttttCCTTTGAATTTCCTTCTTTTCCTTTCATTATCTGAATAAAAttcgcataaccaaaatttgaaaatggtcaagctccaatcatgacaagcaacttgctATATTatcgaaaatggtcaatccttgttgaagcgcaaaatttgattgatctgattagtgaacgtttatttactagaaaaaatgactgacacgcaagcagccgggttatctttcttgtaaaagtattctacttcaaccttgcggtcgtggctttgcacacaaccctcctgtgatttttttgcctCTCATAGCCCTAATTAGTTTAACATCAGTTTTTGgtcaaaattacaattattttctagtgtCCTGCTAGTCCACGCCTTACATTTTTATTCTTGGCTAATATTGTTATATGAATCATGCAGTTTAAAAAGCTCTGACtaccgaaaaaataaaattaatttcgtGACAGACGTTTTAGATAATGtagaaaatcatttttgtacaacaAGGTGATCCTTTTCTAATTtaccttattgaattttgtaTACAGCTCTTTTTTTACTTTCAAAGTCctgataaatatcaaaattttgaaacgttGGGTTTCACACTgggcatttttaaaatttttaaaatacattAAGCGTTTGATTTATAATACTATTCTTAtgaattttagaaaaatccaccGAACACAATTTTAGTTCTTTTTCCATAAcactcacggtgctcccacaaaccgttattataaaaaatgcaccaaagaatctgagtacgccatttgattcgttatgacgtccagataAATTTCtctgtgattgtcaaaacaataaatttgacAAAAGCTTGAGGGaagcttagttgaatgaatgaaatcttagaacatgttgcatttttttatcattacagacaaaattagagacgaaaaactgattttaaggaggggtgttccacaaaaaactctattttgtcgtgtccagtGTACAGATAGGATTTCGCAGTatgcagcaattgtttttcttttgaattttccacaactttgctgaaggaagcaatctggtatattgaaaattagaaaagtaTTATTTTTACCTAATTGgcggattgatcgaaaaaccgaaaacaccaAAAGTAAGGGCTAGTTCTATAAaacatttttgctgaagacattgagtacataaaatcaatatttcacagtcagaTCTAaagcgatcacgatttttcgaatttagaccactgtgcactgtgggattttcaaataaatcttttcaccaattgttaatgtcttgaaatataatactgagcaattctcgctgaaaccgtttCACTGGTGACATgaaatctttcaaaaaggatatttttatgtctgaatgattgaaagtagtgaaaaatgagaaaatccctttggttagttcatattgatggacccctcgggcacaaatcggttaaacggtttctacaaaaattgattttttagcaattcttgacctttttattgattcatttctcttgaatttgtcattgaaccccctgcaaccaacacatcgttttcaagaggaatgatagagctttcatttgaagcagaaaaaaattggccgccatcttggatttcatcagaaaacgtgtttttgagctagttcgcaaccaccgattttaaatttgacatcaccattggaaagctgagataAAATGCTTTaggatacattcaaaatattaggtgagcattgaggttatcttgtcattctggtcacttttcaaaatcgagctcCAAACAATTTAACGCATGACGCgcgtccaatatcaaatcaacgcaatgTACTGAACctgtggtgtgcgtatgatgtggacagtcagtatCCCTAGTTCACAGGTAGTAAGTGCACCCACGCACCGCTACTTCTGAAAAGCCTTTAATCAattggtccttcgagccggatttGGAACGGCGGATTTATTTGGATTAATTGGCAACCTATCGCGTCACTACGCCATTGTACTTGGATCAAAGGCGTTTTAGGATTTTGAATTAATATAGTCGACTTGCGGCCATTGCGATTTGGCTTTCATTCCGCGCTTTACTGGCATCATTTGGCTTGGTGTGCCATGTTGGAGTTATACTACAAGGGGTACAATTCATCATCGCAGAGCAGCGATAACGTTAAATCAACATCTGGATTTCGACCGCACGCGTATTTCTGAGATCGGCATCCTGGATACTGGAAAGGAGGAGAATTTTTTCTTGCCTAAGGGACTGACTGACTGGCTGGCCTACAAGGAGAGGCTGGTAATTCACTTCCACCTGGGAGCGCAGCAACATTTTTCTCCAGGTGAGTGAACAAATAGTATGTGCCCACCGAAGCTGGGACTCAGATATACACACTTTTAATAAAATATTAATACTCTCCGGCTACAACCCTTAACTATCGAATTGCTGAGTATTCTGTTCGACCGTGGAATGATATTGGGCTGCAACCACTATTGGTTCGTGTGGTGAGTTACCACAGTATATGTCCAGCCGAGGCTGGCATATTTCGATACTACATATTCGTTTCCCCTTTCTTCTGCGTCTAATCACAATCATCCAATCACCGAGTGTCACGGCCATCCCGATTTTTGATCACCAGGTTCATCATAAATTTGATCGCTTTTAGcgcaaattattttttgtaaggTCAGTGCTGCACATAGTATATGCCTAGCCAAGCATGGACCATTCATCGGAGAATACACTAAAATTATCAAACTTTATCGGTTACTGCAACGACGAAGCAACATGGCGCCAGCGGCAGCTTCCACGACTAAGAAAACAGCAACACTAAAGTTACTGGTTACGCAGTTAAAAGACGTCCAAGCTCAATTTAAGAAAATATGGGAGTTCGTTGAAGATTGATGAACTGTGACTACGTTTCGAAGGGGGAGACATACGATGATGAAAGGCAGGAATTTAGCGAGCAGTACTATAAGGCAAAGTCTTTTCTTATGGACAGAGCCAAGGAAAGACAGGATCCACCCGTTTTGGAGCAAACTATTCGAGCCTATGATTCAGTGTCACAAAGCACAACTGATCACGTGCGCTTACCGCAGATTAAACTTCAAACCTTCAACGGGGACATAGATGATTGGCAAGGTTTCCGCGACCTATTCACCTCCCTCATTCATTGGAAGCCAGATTTACCAGAGGTAGAAAAATTTCACTACCTGAAAGGATGCCTGCAGGGTGAACCTAAAAGCCTCATTGAACCAATAAAAACCACTAGTGCTAACTTCAAGGTTGCATGGGAGATGCTGTTAAGGCGATACAACAACAGCAAGCAACTGAAAAAACGGCGAATCCAAACGCTTTTCAAATTACCAACTTTATCTAAAGAATCGGTCGTGGATTTACATGCTTTGCTGGAGACTTTTCAACGTGTCGTTCAAACGCTTGACCAAATTGTGCAACCGGGGGATTATAAGGATTTACTTTTGGTTAATCTGCTCGCTTCGCGCCTAGATCCGTTCACAAGGAGAGGATGGGAAGAACACTCGGCTGCTTCAGAAACGGACTCACTAAAGGAGATGACCGATTTTCTCCAAAGGCGAATTGAAATTTTGGAATCTCTACCTGCGAGGGTGGCTGACACTAGGAGTGGCCAGCCTTCTCAACCAACAGGCAAGGTCAAGTTGGTCGGGTCTAAGACCAGCTTCAACACAACACAAACACAAGGTGGCCGTTGTGTCGCATGTAAGGAAAATCATCCATTGTACCAGTGCACAACATTTCAAGGATTGACCGTCGCGGAAAGGGATTCTATGCTACGGGCTCACTCGCTATGCTGCAACTGTTTTAAACAAGGTCACCACGCGAAAGACTGTCAATCAAAATACTCTTGTCGAAATTGTAAAGGGAGACATCACAGCCTGGTTTGTTTTCGGAGCGGAAAGGGACACGAGACTAAGGAATCGGGGACTCAAGGTTCTAATATGTCCGGCCAGAGAGAAATCTCAATTCCTTCTTATATTACCTCTACCCCCTCTACACAAGTGGCAAATCTGGCAAACTCCAGGGCAGTGGTGGCAGGTGCGGTTAATTATTCGTCCCAAGTTCTCCTGGCGACGGCGGTAATTGTCATTGAGGACGACAGTGGCAATCGGATACAAGCAAGAGCTCTACTCGACTCGGGGTCGGAGAGCAATTTTATATCAACGCGATTAAGCCAGCGGTTACAGGTTGTTCGAGATAAGGTAAATATTTCCGTATCAGGAATCGGACAAGGGTCAACTAAGGTTAAGCAACGAATTTGGGCATTGGTACGTTCCCGTGTGTCGGATTTTTCTCGTTTGATGAGCTTTCTCGTGTAACCCAAGGTGACAGCAAACTTACCAACAGTCACTGTGGACACTATTGGCTGGCCGATTCCACAAGGTATTCAATTAGCGGACCCGGCATTTGGCGTTTCTAAAGGAATTGATATCGTACTTGGAATTGAGTCTTTCTTCGAGTTCTTTAGCACGGGCCGCCAAATGGTTATTAGTAAACAATTACCAGCGCTACACGAATCGGTGTTCGGATGGGTGGTGTGTGGTGCGCGGTCGGTACCGGAAAACAGTATGCAGATTAGTTGCAACGTGTCAACTACAAATCATCTGGAGGAATTGGTGACTCGAGTTTTGGGCGTGTGAAGAAATTGAGTCGAACTGCAATCTTTCGCCAGAAGAAAAAAgctgttaggatttgtttgcccGTTCCGTGAAACGTTCAGCGGATGGCCGTTATATCGTTTCATTACCTAAACACGAAGATATCATGTCGAAATTAGGTGATTCCAAGGGGATTGCTTTTAGGCGTCTTTTGGGAACAGAACGCAGGTTGGCCAGGGATGAGGATCTACGGAAACAATCTGGCTCGTTTATGGAAGAATATCTTTGCCTAGGACACATGCGAAAGGTCAACAACACAACCCAAGAGACGGTCAAGCGCTGCTACTTACCCCATCATCCGGTTATCAAAGAGGCGAGCACTACCACTAAGGTTCGGGTGGTGTTCGATGCGTCGTGTAAAACATCGTCAGGTGTGTCACTGAACGATGTGTTGCTCACGGGCTCGTCCATTCAAGTTGATCTTAGGATAACTATACTTCGCTGTCGTACCAAGCAAATCATGCTGGTAGCAGATGTCTAAAAGATGTTTCGACAAATAATTGTGCATCAAGACGAAAGACCACTTCAATCGATTTTATGGCGTCCAACCCCGGAGGAGGAGGTGGCTACTTACGAGCTGAATACTGTGACCTACGGCACCAAACCGGCTCCATTTCTGGCTACAAGAACGCTCAAACAGTTGGCAATGGATGAGGAGGAACACTATCCACTCGCGGCAAGGGCAATCGCAATGGATACATACATGGATGACGTGCTAACGGGTTCGGACAATGTAACAGAGGCAACCAACCTGAGAATGCAGCTTGAAGCGTTGATGGAAAGCGGCGGATTTCATTTGAGGAAATGGGCATCGAATTCGGCAGAGGTTTTAGACGGAGTTACGTTGGATCAAGATCCAGTCATAAAGACTCTAGGGTTGATATGGCACCCGGGAAAGGATGTCTTCGGCTTTGGGTTCAATATTCCACCCTTAAGCGATGTAACAACACTATCAAGACGGCAATTACTTTCAATTATAGCGACACTTTTCGATCCGCTTGGGCTGCTGGGAGCAACAATTACGATGGCGAAATTGTTTATGCAGCTGTCATTGACCCTGAAGGATAAGGATGAACAGAGGCTCGGTGAGGCATGGAGGCATGGAGAAAATACCATCAGCAGCTACCCCTACTAAATCAAATTCATGGTAATCGATGCGTTATAATCGCAGAAGCTGTAGCTGTTGAAATACATTGTTTCTCAGACGCCTCACAGAAGGCGTATGGGGCATGTTTATATATTCGGAGTCAAAACAAGGAGGGGCGAGTAATGGTTCAACTATTTCCGGCAAAGTCGAAGGTTGCTTCCCTAAAGTACGTGACAATCCCTAGATTAGAGCTGTGCAGGGCTCGATTAGCTGCGCTTCTCTTTAGACAGATCCAGAAGGCAACCGGATTAATGGTGAGCTCTCACTTTTGGGCCGACTCTACGTGCGTGTTGTGTTGGCTGTAGTCACCTCCAAGCACCTGGACCGCTTTCGTCGTCAACAGAGTAGCTACCATACAATCATTAACCGAAGGGTGTGAATGGCGACACGTACCAGGAATTCACAATCCGGCAGATTTGATTTCGAGAGAAGTCTATCCAGAGGAACTTATCGATAACAATTTTTGGAGGCATGGACCAAACTGGCTGCAGCAAGATTCGAACGAATGGCCAAATTCCTTGGAACTAACACCGTGTGGTGAAATCGAGGAGGAGTGGAAGCGTGGTGTGACTGCGCTGATTACATCGGTAGCAAACGATTTTAACGATTGGTATATTAGTCGATTCTCTTCTTACACTAATTTGATTCGGCAAACGGCGCTGTGCCTACGATTTATAGATTTATTTCGTGGTTCAAACAAGGTGAAGCGAACTGGTTGGCTTACGACAAACGAGCTGAGGACAGCTGAATGCAGGATAATTCAACGCGTTCAACAGCAGGCATTCGCGGAGGATTACAAGGCACTAATGAAGGGTGAAACAGTCTCAAATAGATCGCCATTGCGATGGTTCAAGCCGTTTATATCTGAAAATGACAAATTACTTAGGATTGGTGGGCGGCTGATTCACTCTATGGAACCAGAAAATGTTGAACACCCAATTGTTCTTCCAGCTCGTCACCATTTAACTCGACTCATCTTACTACTGCTGGGCCGCAGCTGCTGCTTAGTGTGGTAAGGCTGCGCTTCTGGCCACTTGGAGGGCGAAATCTCGCTTAACAAATAGtgcataaatgttataaatgctTTCGATCGAAGCCTACTCCAGCACAACAACAAATGGGTGATCTACCCCCTGCTCGCACAACTATTTCCCGACCCTTTTCACGAACCGGAGTAGATTATTTCGGGCCTATACATGTACGGCCAGTACCACGTCGAGCTGCTATAAAAACTTATGCAGCTATATTCCTGTGCCTTTGCACAAAGGCCGTTCATTTGGAGCTCGTGGGAGATTTGTCAACCGATCGATTTTTGCACGTTTACCGCCAGAAGGGGGCGACCATCCGATATATATTCCGACAACGGAACTAATTTCGTAGGGGCTCGGAATAAGCTACAGGAATTACGACGATTACTGACAGATAAAAGGCATGGTGAAGGTGTAACCAAGGCATGTGCTGATGAAGGTATTCACTGGCATTTCAGCCCACCCAGCGGGCCCCACTTTGGAGGACTATGGGAGGCAGCTGTTCGGTCCGCAAAGTATCACTTGGTACGAGTCATCGGGA from Wyeomyia smithii strain HCP4-BCI-WySm-NY-G18 chromosome 3, ASM2978416v1, whole genome shotgun sequence encodes the following:
- the LOC129729136 gene encoding uncharacterized protein LOC129729136; its protein translation is MNCDYVSKGETYDDERQEFSEQYYKAKSFLMDRAKERQDPPVLEQTIRAYDSVSQSTTDHVRLPQIKLQTFNGDIDDWQGFRDLFTSLIHWKPDLPEVEKFHYLKGCLQGEPKSLIEPIKTTSANFKVAWEMLLRRYNNSKQLKKRRIQTLFKLPTLSKESVVDLHALLETFQRVVQTLDQIVQPGDYKDLLLVNLLASRLDPFTRRGWEEHSAASETDSLKEMTDFLQRRIEILESLPARVADTRSGQPSQPTGKVKLVGSKTSFNTTQTQGGRCVACKENHPLYQCTTFQGLTVAERDSMLRAHSLCCNCFKQGHHAKDCQSKYSCRNCKGRHHSLVCFRSGKGHETKESGTQGSNMSGQREISIPSYITSTPSTQVANLANSRAVVAGAVNYSSQVLLATAVIVIEDDSGNRIQARALLDSGSESNFISTRLSQRLQVVRDKVNISVSGIGQGSTKVKQRIWALVTANLPTVTVDTIGWPIPQGIQLADPAFGVSKGIDIVLGIESFFEFFSTGRQMVISKQLPALHESVFGWVVCGARSVPENSMQISCNVSTTNHLEELVTRVLGV